A region of the Yarrowia lipolytica chromosome 1C, complete sequence genome:
TTCGATCGTAGATTGCCAATAGTGCAAGATGTCAAATGTGACGCTGGATGCAAAACACCATTAGACGGAATTATCTGTCGAAAtatggtacaagtagttgttCTTTCGCTATAAACTACATTCCAGAACTTGTCTAGACTCAGTCCGAGGATGACATGACAGGAAACGAGCCCGTCAGAATCGTCATTTCCAACTCCGAGAAACAGAGAACATAGCAGTCTGCCTcgagaaagagaaagacaGATGCAAGTCAACGGAGATGCTGTAATTAACTCCCTTAGCAACCATCAACGGACACCCTAGCGATATAAAGAGCTCAGATTTAGTCTCCTCCACGATTTTTCAGTTCCACTAGACCCAAGAAAGAAAAGTCTgaaaagagagagaacAGTCATTGTCTGATTATCTAGATGACCaatggctacaagtacaattacTTGTTTATTGATTTGTAATTGTCGCAAACAGGACCAGTGGCTTGCTCAGAAATCTCAACAGGCTTCCGGAACGCCATGGGCTTCGTCCTTGTTGTCCGTCTTACTCGAAATGTACAGGATTATCTGGCCAGTTGGCTGTATCTACTTGTTgacctacttgtacttgtacactaGTGCCACTTCATTTGTTATCATACGGATAGATACCCGCACGTTTTATTATTTAATATCTAGTATCAAAGAATGCGATTGTGTGTCAGAAAaggtctggatcttctgactgtttctgtttctgtttctgttgatGGCGCTGGCGGTTCTTCTGCAGCCAGGGCCTGATCAGGGAGGGTGAGAGATGTTGCTCGGATTAGTAGTCGAGCTCCACCTTCTCCCTCTTTGTCCTTCCTTCTCtatcttctcctctcctctTTCTCACCAGGCTCTCTGCCAGCTTTCCACTCTCAGCATAACATGTGGCATGGAAGATCTTATCTCCAACCTGAACCGCGTCTGTCCACACCCAGTCCTCAGCTTCATCACTGAGTTCCGTGTTGAAGCCTCCTGTGCAAATGGGACAAACCTGCTTCTTCTTAGAAGCACTGCTGGGAGCCAGAACCCATTGTTTCTTGACACTTTCCATGTCCACCTTTTGCaccttttcttctttttcctcctttTGCTCTCCTGCCACCCACAAATGCTCGGCCAGGTACCACCGTCTGTTCTGAGCTCGTCCCTCGTCCTGGCGCATCTTCTTATTGATTCGGAAATGCCAGTCCATGTGCTGCATACGGGCATGGTCCTGATTATCTCGGAACCGCCGCCCACAAATGTTGCACACCTTGGGCATCTTGCCGTAAAGGTTGAATACCAGATTGGGGCGAGGCTTCAGCAGAGAAGACGTAGAAAGTTCCACGTCGTTAGACTCCAAGGAAGACAGCAAAGAAGAGGCACCAGAGGCCAACAGAGAGTTAATGTCCGGTGCAGGAACAGTACCAAGGTTAGGAAACATGGGAAAAGGCATACCAGGCATAGGCATGGGTGGAACAGGCATACCAGGCATAGCCGGCATTCCAGGCATTCCAGGCATACCAGGCATTCCAGGCATTCCACCAGGTATACCTCCTGCTAACAAGCCAGCGGCTTGTAGGGAAGCTAGCAAGTTGCTTGGTGtcgtctgctgctgttgctgctgctgctgctgctgctgctgctttaGTCGCTCGTTTTCTTCGTATTCAGCaagcttcttctcctcatGGGCTAGAGAAGAGGCCAATTGAGCCTCAATATTGGACAGGTACGACACAGGAATGGCCTGGGACTGAAGAACGGCCTGTAGCTGTTTGAGGACAGGAATCCGTTCCTTGGCATCGACGTCGCCTGGAATATGTTGTAGACGGTCAGAAGTCATGTCGATCACGTGGCTGcacttctccagcagctggggTTGTGTCAGGCCCGCATTGGGCACTCCGAAACCTCCTTGGCCGAGAACTGGAGTGCCTAGAGGTGGAGTAGCGGGGTTGGGGGTGCCCAGGTTGGGGGTTGCGGGGTTTGGCGTGGCCCGTGATGTGACTTCGTTGATTCGTTCCAGAAAAGAGGCAATCTTTCGCATGGGTTCTGCTGGGAACAGCATGCCGCCTGTGGCCGACGTTTTCCAGGTGCCGTACAGCTCGATCAGTTTTCGTCGGATCGATTCGGGAACTTGGGTGTATGTGTCGGCAAAAGTGCGGTACAAGTTGATACCGAAGCAGGTTGTGTATGGTGCTCCTACGTTCTTGCAGATGGAGTCGAGCAGGTACATTGCTGGCAGCTTGTACTCTGGAGCgcactgggttagtatgtAGAGATAGATATAGGCGGCGGTGGCATATGGAAAAGATTATTGATGTGTCGTCATTCGCAGTATGATCTCTCGTCAGTCACTAATCACATCGTTGTCTCGAAGACATAACGACAGCCTGGAGATACAAACTCCATCACACGAGTTGGACCAAGCCAATCGATGGATCAGAGGTTGTATACATGTGCCACGTTGCAAAATCAATCGTCAACCTGTCCCAAGCTTCATGTTAACGCCACCCATAACCACAGTCGCAGCACATGATCACCAACATGACACCATACGCCTTATTAAACACCGTCACTGGGATAGAGCAAGAGTCGGCGTACCGTGTGGCCGGCACCGGTGTTTTCAGGTCGCTCTGTGTCCTttgatctcgtccttgtcgtcggcATCTCCTCATTGTGGTTCCTCCGCTACTCACCTTACTTATTCGCTCCTCAATGGCTCGGGTaatggccttggcagcGTGTCTGTTTTCCTCGGCAATCACCGTgaggttggtgatgatgggcTTCTGGACCCCCgtcagctcctccagagcgTACAGGTAGTCCTCTCGAATCTCATCCAGCTCGGACATTACATATATAGTGTCGCTGACGTTGATactacgaggaggaaagAGTCTTGCAGATGGATGCACGGCCTGAAAAAACTTTAATATttagtcatgtgaccagcAAAGTTGCAAGAGTGCTGACTTATCAACCACGGTGCGAATTGAACGGCGAATTGCAGgaacaaaagaaaaaagcCATCCATCAAACTTGCGCTCCCATTTCCACTTCTCCCCTAACCCTTTATATATCtacaatgtactgtacgtgctgtttgtacttgtcctcCAACTTTTAGTGTATGGCTCTTGTCTGGtggcatttttttttaattttttttaattttttttaattt
Encoded here:
- a CDS encoding uncharacterized protein (Compare to YALI0C14476g, weakly similar to uniprot|P39081 Saccharomyces cerevisiae YDR228c PCF11 component of pre-mRNA 3 -end processing factor CF I, similar to Saccharomyces cerevisiae PCF11 (YDR228C); ancestral locus Anc_8.444) translates to MSELDEIREDYLYALEELTGVQKPIITNLTVIAEENRHAAKAITRAIEERISKCAPEYKLPAMYLLDSICKNVGAPYTTCFGINLYRTFADTYTQVPESIRRKLIELYGTWKTSATGGMLFPAEPMRKIASFLERINEVTSRATPNPATPNLGTPNPATPPLGTPVLGQGGFGVPNAGLTQPQLLEKCSHVIDMTSDRLQHIPGDVDAKERIPVLKQLQAVLQSQAIPVSYLSNIEAQLASSLAHEEKKLAEYEENERLKQQQQQQQQQQQQTTPSNLLASLQAAGLLAGGIPGGMPGMPGMPGMPGMPAMPGMPVPPMPMPGMPFPMFPNLGTVPAPDINSLLASGASSLLSSLESNDVELSTSSLLKPRPNLVFNLYGKMPKVCNICGRRFRDNQDHARMQHMDWHFRINKKMRQDEGRAQNRRWYLAEHLWVAGEQKEEKEEKVQKVDMESVKKQWVLAPSSASKKKQVCPICTGGFNTELSDEAEDWVWTDAVQVGDKIFHATCYAESGKLAESLVRKRRGEDREGRTKREKVELDY